A single window of Anopheles moucheti chromosome 2, idAnoMoucSN_F20_07, whole genome shotgun sequence DNA harbors:
- the LOC128310350 gene encoding D-amino-acid oxidase, whose amino-acid sequence MKQIVVIGAGVSGLSVAVQLAEHYYNVANVTLISETVSPNTTGDGSAGLWGPYYCGKTPDHKIVKWSSETHLFFHQLWKNGLGGKIGVCLQPCMRLTTDPNGYPEPAWKDIVFGCQKIKESELARLGNEHGRMYTGGYHFATFTCEPAGLLPYLFNRFIAVGGKFVASKVRNFDEIILNRPVDLIVNCSGLGSLELASDKAVHPIRGQVARVSAPWIYEVILDDSDDGNYIIPNCETVILGGTHQMNDFNRNVARDDSRFIFDGCERMLPSLRTAQVTNEWVGLRPGRDSVRLEMEHYRSDDKNDSVPIIHNYGHGGCGVTLCWGCAKEVVEISDTLGWSKPTTSKL is encoded by the exons ATGAAACAGATTGTGGTTATCGGTGCCGGCGTAAGTGGTCTCAGTGTTGCAGTACAGTTGGCTGAACATTATTATAATGTGGCTAATGTAACCTTAATATCCGAAACCGTTAGTCCCAACACGACAGGCGACGGATCGGCCGGTTTATGGGGCCCATACTACTGTGGGAAGACACCGGATCATAAGATAGT cAAATGGTCCAGCGAAACGCACCTGTTCTTTCACCAGCTGTGGAAGAATGGGCTCGGCGGAAAGATCGGTGTCTGTCTGCAACCGTGCATGCGGTTAACGACAGACCCGAACGGGTATCCGGAGCCTGCCTGGAAGGACATAGTGTTCGGTTGCCAGAAGATCAAGGAATCGGAACTAGCGCGACTCGGCAATGAACATGGCAGGATGTACACGGGCGGATATCACTTTGCCACGTTTACATGCGAACCCGCCGGTCTGCTGCCGTACCTGTTCAATCGGTTTATCGCGGTTGGTGGGAAGTTTGTGGCGTCGAAGGTGCGCAACTTCGATGAAATCATTCTTAATCGACCGGTGGATCTGATTGTCAACTGTAGCGGGCTGGGCTCTTTGGAGTTGGCTAGCGATAAGGCGGTACATCCCATCCGAGGTCAGGTGGCTCGGGTTAGTGCACCGTGGATTTATGAAGTCATTCTAGACGACAGTGATGATGGAAATTACATAATCCCCAA CTGCGAGACAGTCATCTTGGGTGGAACGCATCAGATGAATGATTTTAATCGCAACGTTGCACGCGACGACAGTCGATTTATTTTTGATGGATGTGAACGAATGCTCCCGAGCCTTCGTACCGCCCAGGTCACAAACGAGTGGGTTGGGCTACGGCCTGGCCGGGATAGCGTGCGTCTTGAAATGGAACACTATCGATCAG ACGATAAAAACGATTCTGTTCCAATAATTCACAACTACGGACATGGAGGTTGTGGAGTGACACTGTGCTGGGGCTGTGCCAAGGAAGTGGTCGAGATTAGTGATACGCTCGGTTGGAGTAAACCCACCACATCTAAACTgtag
- the LOC128310349 gene encoding uncharacterized protein LOC128310349 — translation MKVKTGHRELFGSLWRFPKRDVFDCVPLHYLILKLSGMGCITPLAGIRTASTITTFVDIGLFVFNLMLAVSMMVYGTFITQRHLQSPIMFIGMKLVNFTCYASTIYGLISCFINRHEIWKFYKEAHAVDVMLEDLGERTNFSRSFVLFVAYYGTVMGTCWLVIAVMYNAHVPWMLLLNLGYSYFCLSTFHIVSLTCLDVVWMRNVRLNQAFRKQFSLDGGVVDAPTLTVCDTKQMVVLRRIMQIFDHISDLADKGSFYYGIQIMVSIAGSFVYLLFYTFAFTLVIRSVLPFESVFNMGPIISYLMFAYNVFIVACFGNALKQQGKITSQLIDKAINSTNNAELIEMLRMFLMQLGHRSPLITCGLFPFDWTLIFSILSTAATYIIILLQFESAGSSAA, via the exons ATGAAAGTGAAGACTGGACATCGGGAGCTGTTTGGATCGCTGTGGCGTTTCCCGAAGCGGGACGTCTTCGACTGTGTGCCGTTGCATTACCTCATACTGAAGCTGAGCGGTATGGGATGCATAACACCGCTGGCTGGTATTCGCACCGCGTCCACCATAACGACGTTCGTGGATATTGGACTTTTTGTGTTTAACCTTATGCTGGCCGTGAGCATGATGGTTTATGGGACGTTCATCACGCAGCGTCACTTGCAGTCACCCATCATGTTCATCGGAATGAAGCTGGTCAATTTCACCTGTTACGCCTCAACCATTTACGGGTTGATCAGCTGCTTCATCAATCGGCACGAGATCTggaagttctacaaggaagcGCACGCCGTGGACGTCATGCTGGAGGACCTCGGCGAGCGTACCAACTTCAGCCGCAGCTTTGTATTGTTTGTCGCTTACTATGGAACGGTCATGGGGACTTGCTGGCTGGTGATCGCAGTAATGTACAACGCGCATGTTCCCTGGATGTTACTGCTGAATCTGGGCTATTCGTACTTTTGTCTCTCAACCTTCCACATCGTCAGCCTAACGTGTCTGGACGTGGTTTGGATGCGGAACGTGCGCCTAAACCAGGCATTTCGCAAACAATTTTCGCTCGACGGCGGCGTCGTCGATGCACCAACGCTGACTGTCTGCGATACCAAGCAAATGGTAGTACTGCGCCGCATaatgcaaatatttgaccATATTAGTGACCTAGCGGATAAGGGTAGCTTTTACTATGGCATACAG ATTATGGTTAGCATTGCGGGGTCGTTCGTGTATTTGCTGTTCTACACATTTGCCTTCACGCTGGTCATCCGTTCCGTGCTGCCGTTCGAGAGTGTGTTCAATATGGGTCCAATCATTTCGTATCTGATGTTTGCATACAATGTGTTCATTGTGGCTTGTTTCGGCAATGCGTTAAAGCAGCAG GGTAAAATTACATCCCAACTGATCGACAAGGCTATCAATTCGACGAATAATGCAGAATTAATTGAGATG TTGCGAATGTTTTTGATGCAGCTGGGCCATCGATCACCGTTGATAACATGCGGACTTTTTCCATTCGACTGGACGCTGATTTTTTCG ATCTTATCCACCGCGGCCACTTACATCATCATTCTGCTGCAATTTGAAAGTGCTGGAAGTTCAGCGGCCTAA
- the LOC128310347 gene encoding uncharacterized protein LOC128310347, with protein MSTSLKYWFNIGNFFDTIRPNIRVLRLFGVFPFSITRTAAVTDRTSARTKTLRVEVKFMDIVLFTVWQIVFLQMLYASWTKAFLEMPMSRIMIMVTLLLYLIGGLNCSISSVLVLAFRKRFLRMVELVEETDHLFYKCSAAIQHSKIHLVCVAFLLGAFFFQVLLFLNEYVAGKQFANYISSPWSKSMEVAFIYYYVIRTVHVTCVTAFIGGLYGFRERLLTLNKQLRVCFLEMPSADPVPSYGELMCRIQGFIEIYSNLCDAIRLYCSIFVWQPTFFCASLIVATVFAILSIGHIFTYSVPLVLAMVMIYTMVSMLYSVLFLLLVKLGNDLKREGRQTAVLVHKAINQSSKTPALVERLVLFSHHIQHQRPVVSCGLFCFDWTLALSIISAIATYSVILIQFELGVPKFFISGILQHSTDTSANNP; from the exons ATGTCAACTTCCTTAAAATATTGGTTCAATATCGGGAATTTCTTCGACACAATTCGACCGAACATTCGCGTACTACGGCTGTTCGGTGTGTTTCCGTTCTCCATCACCCGAACCGCAGCCGTTACTGATCGTACCAGTGCGCGCACGAAGACACTGAGAGTGGAAGTTAAATTTATGGATATAGTACTTTTTACAGTGTGGCAAAtagtttttcttcaaatgcttTACGCTTCCTGGACAAAGGCATTCCTCGAGATGCCAATGTCGCGCATCATGATCATGGTCACGCTGCTGCTATATCTCATCGGTGGTTTAAATTGCTCCATTTCGTCTGTGTTGGTGCTAGCTTTTCGGAAAAGATTCCTACGCATGGTAGAGTTGGTGGAGGAAACGGATCACTTG TTCTACAAATGCTCTGCCGCAATCCAACACTCCAAAATCCATCTAGTGTGTGTCGCGTTCCTTTTGGGGGCATTCTTCTTTCAAGTTTTACTGTTTCTAAACGAGTACGTTGCCGGAAAGCAGTTCGCTAATTACATATCCAGTCCGTGGAGCAAGTCGATGGAGGTTGCGTTCATATACTACTACGTCATACGAACTGTACACGTAACCTGCGTGACAGCATTCATCGGCGGTCTGTACGGGTTTCGTGAACGACTTCTTACGCTCAACAAACAGCTACG GGTCTGTTTTCTGGAGATGCCCTCGGCGGACCCGGTGCCATCGTACGGTGAACTGATGTGTCGAATTCAAGGATTTATAGAAATCTACAGCAATTTGTGCGATGCCATTCGATTATACTGCTCGATATTCGTGTGGCAG CCAACGTTCTTTTGTGCCTCGCTAATAGTAGCAACAGTGTTTGCCATCCTTTCCATTGGGCACATATTCACCTACTCAGTGCCACTTGTGCTTGCCATGGTCATGATTTATACGATGGTTTCCATGCTGTACAGTGTGCTCTTCTTGCTTCTGGTGAAGCTCGGAAACGATCTGAAACGAGAG GGCAGACAAACGGCCGTCCTCGTCCATAAggcaataaatcaatcatCTAAGACACCAGCACTAGTGGAGCGG CTCGTTCTCTTTTCGCATCACATTCAACATCAGCGACCAGTTGTGTcctgtggtttgttttgcttcgactGGACGCTAGCACTTTCG ATTATATCCGCCATTGCTACGTACAGTGTAATTTTGATTCAGTTTGAGCTGGGAGTGCCAAAATTCTTCATCAGTGGTATATTGCAACACAGCACGGACACATCTGCAAACAATCCTTGA